One stretch of Patagioenas fasciata isolate bPatFas1 chromosome 9, bPatFas1.hap1, whole genome shotgun sequence DNA includes these proteins:
- the LOC136105167 gene encoding olfactory receptor 14J1-like — protein sequence MRNSPFIFFREASPNLSQSFPPCTGPHTHRQQMSNSSSITQFLLLAFTDTRELQLLHFWLFLGIYLAALLGNGLIITTIAWDQHLHTPMNFFLLNLALLDLGSISATLPKSMANSLWDTRAISYAGCAAQLFLFVFLASAEFYLLTVMSYDRYVAICKPLHYGTLLGSRACVHMAAAAWATGFLSALLHTANTFSLPLCKGNALGQFFCEIPQILKLSCLYSYLRELGLIVIGLFVAFVCFVFIVLSYVQILRAVLRIPSEQGRHKAFSTCLPHLAVVSLFLSTAMFAYLKPPSISSPSLDLVVSVLYSLTPPAVNPLIYSMRNQELKDALKKLITGFSLLRVFRLVVQVLPVGGQHPHRW from the exons atgagaaacagcccatttattttcttcagagaagcctcccctaacttgtcacagtcttttcctccttgcacaggtcctcatacccacaggcagcaaatgtccaacagcagctccatcacccagttcctcctcctggcgttcacagacacgcgggagctgcagctcttgcacttctggctcttcctgggcatctacctggctgccctcctgggcaacggcctcatcatcaccaccatagcctgggaccagcatctccacacccccatgaacttcttcctgctcaacctcgccctccttgacctcggCTCCATCTCcgccactctccccaagtccatggccaactctctatgggacaccagggccatttcctatgcagggtgtgctgcacaactctttctgtttgtctttttagcttcagcggagttttatcttctcactgtcatgtcctacgaccgctacgttgccatctgcaaacccctgcactacgggaccctcctgggcagcagagcttgtgtccacatggcagcagctgcctgggccactgggtttctcagtgccctgctgcacacggccaatacattttcactgccactgtgcaagggcaatgccctgggccagttcttctgtgaaatcccccagatcctcaagctctcctgcttataCTCCTACCTTAGGGAACTTGGACTTATTGTGATAGGTCTCTTCGTAGCATTCGTGTGTTTTGTGtttattgtgctgtcctatgtgcagatcttgagggccgtgctgaggatcccctctgagcagggacggcacaaagccttttccacctgcctccctcacctggccgtggtctccctgtttctcagcactgccatgtttgcctatctgaagcccccctccatctcctccccatccctggatctggtggtgtctgttctgtactcgttgacgcctccagcagtgaaccccctcatctacagcatgaggaaccaggagctcaaggatgccctgaagaaactgatcactggattctc gctgttGAGGGTCTtcaggctggttgttcaggtgttgcctgttggtggccagcacccacacagatggtga